In Deltaproteobacteria bacterium, the sequence ACGGCGGCCTGCCCGACGGCGGCCTGGTGTTCGGCTTCGGCCTGGTCAACAGCAACGACGGCCTCGCGGTCGGGGTCGCCGGCACCATCATCGACGCCGTCACCTGGGCCACCGTGCCCAGCGGTGCCTCGCGCAACCTCGACGAGGGCGCGCTCGATGCCGCCGCCAACGATCTGGACGCCAACTGGTGCGCCGCGAGCTCGAGCTACGGCGCCGGCGACCACGGCACGCCGATGGCCACCAACGACGCGTGCGGATGAACGCTGCCACCGCGAGACTGACGCTCACGCTCGCATCCGCGGGCGTCGGCGCCACCTTGGCCTGCGGCGAGGCCGGCGACGACCGCTGCGGCCCTCGGCAGGCCGTGGTCGCGCGCGTCATCGACGGCGACACCGTCGAGCTCGACGACGGCCAGCGCGTGCGCTACCTGCTCATCGACACGCCCGAGAGCACGCAGGGCAAGAACGACTGCTACGGGCACGAGGCCAGTGACTTCAACCAGCAGCTGGTCGAAGGCCGCACCGTCTCGCTGTCGTACGACGAGGTCTGCACCGACGACTACGATCGCCTGCTGGCCTACGTCTCGATCGACGGCCGCGACGTCAACGCGCTCATGGTCGAGCGGGGCTTCGCGTGCGTGCTGCAGATCCCGCCGAATGGGCAGCAGCGCATCGACGCATTCGAAGACCTCGAGTACGCCGCGCAGCAGGGCATGGTCGGCTTGTGGGGTGCCTGTGACGAGGTCACCTGTGACTGAGCGGCTGTGGCGGGCACTGGTGGTCGCGCTCGCGACGGTCCTGACGCTGACCGTCGGCGGCCCCGCGCACGCGATCGAGTACGAGATCTTCATCGACGTCGACGACGACGACGACCTCTACGAGCTCTACACCAGCGGCCAGATCAGCGAGGGCACCTACGACACGCTGGTCGATCTGATGCGCCGCGGCACCGACCTCGACACTGCCGCACGCGAAGACCTCTACGCGCTGCCCAACCTCACCTACGTCGACGTCGACCGCATCCTCGCCTACCGTGCCGAGGCCGGCCACATCCACGATCCCGCCGCGCTGGTCACCGCCGGCGTCCTCAGCGAGCGCACACTGTCGTCGATCGCCGCGTTCCTCACCGTCGGCGAGGTCGACCCGCGCAAGGCGCCGGTCAACGGTTCGATCCGCTACCAGACGGTGTGGACCGTCGGCGACAACCGTGCGCCGCCGATGGTGCTGCAGGCCCGCGTCAACACGCTGCAGCACCTCACGCTCGGCATGGCCGGCTTCCTCACCCACAACCGCCTGGGGCCGGTGGCGTGGGATCCCAACCGCGATGCGCTCAGCGCCGAGATCGACCGACCGCGGGTGCGGCTGCCCAAGGCGTTCATCCAGTGGGACACGCCGGAGTACGGCGTGATCCTCGGCAGCTATCGCGTGGGCTTCGGCCAGCGACTGACCTTCGACAACAGCGGTCGCTACACCCCCAACGGCTTCTTCCTCGACGACTCGTACCTGCGGCGCGTCAAGCTCACGCGGCTCTGCAAGGAATCGACCGGCGAGCTCGACGGGGTGCCCTGCGACACCTCGAAGTACGGCAGCCCCGACTACCGCTTCCGCTACGGCCTGTTGGGGGTCGCCGCCGGCGCCAAGCACATCTCGCTGCCCAAGGGCTGGCTGCAGCTGTACGGCTTCTTCTCGTTCCAGCCCCGCGACATCTATCAGTACCAGGTCTACGACACCGACCGCTGCAGCGACCCGACCGACAGCGACAACCCAGATTGCAGCGCGCCGCCGGTGTTCAAGCGACGCGACCCCCTGCTCGCAGAGTCGAGCGAGTACTCGTTCCAGACCCTGCCGAACCTCTTCGACCTGATGCTCGGCGGCGGCAACTTCTCGTGGTTCCACGATCGCCGCACCCACGTCGGCGTGACCGGCTACGGCGCCGCGCCGCGCTGGCGTGCACAGGGGGTCGACCTCGACTTCCGCCCCTACTCGCCCTTCCCGTACGGCGGCGCATTCGGGGCGGTCGGTGCCGATGCGTCGTGGGGCTACCGCTGGGCCGATCTGTTCGTCGAGGTCGCGCGGAGCTTCGACAACCAGACCAAGCCCGGCGGCGGCGGCATGGGCACGGTCGTGCGCCACACGGCGACCTGGGACGTCCACGAGATCGAGGTCTCGGCCCGCTACTACGACAAGAAGTTCAACAACCCCTTCTCGCGCTCGATCGCCGCCGCCGACCAGAACGCCGGCCTGCGGGCGAGCAACGAGGCCGGCGGTCGGGTCCGCTACAGCGCGCAGCTGGCCGACCGCGTGACCCTGCGGACCTTCCTCGACGTGTGGAGCGACGTCGATCGCCCACGGCCGCAGATCAAGTTCTACGCCCGCGCCGATGCGCAGGCGACCGACTGGTTCCGCCCCGGCCTATGGTTCCAGGTCCAGGACCGCGACATCGGCGACAACGGCGGTGTGGAGTCGTACTGCGACCTCGGCGACAACGCGTACGACGTCGATGCCAACGGCTCGACCGTCACCGAGGATCCGCAGGACACGATGCCGAGCACGGAGCCTGGCGCGACCGTGGTCGGCTGCACCGGCGAACGCTACTCGATGACCGCGCGCATGCGCTTCGATCCCCATCGCCGGGTGTGGATGCAGCTGCAGTGGCGCCACGACTTCACCGAGGACTCCGACTACCCGGGCAGCGTGCGCCACGACGGCGCGGGCATCTTCCTCATCACGACCAATCCCATCGACCCCTTGCGCATCCGCATGCGCTGGCGCTACTACGACGACGACATCCAGAACCGCGCCCGCTACGAGCAGTCGGTGTGGGGCTACTTCGACGTCTCCTACCGCGTGCGCCGGTGGTTCGTGCCACGCGTGCGCTACGACCTCATCTTCCGCCTCGATCGCCGCGACGCCACGCTGGCGCGCAGCCCCAACCCCGAGCACTGGCTGTGGTTCGAGGTCTCCTCGCGCTTCTGAAGAGCCGTGGGCGAGCCTCACAGCCAGCCGCGACGGCGGAACCACCACAGCAGCACCAGCGCCGCGCCGAACATCAGCGACAGCGCGAAGGGATAGCCGTAGAACCACCGCAGCTCGGGCATGTTGAGCGGCGAGACGTTGGGATCGAAGTTCATGCCGTACACGCTGCTGATGAACGTCAGCGGGA encodes:
- a CDS encoding thermonuclease family protein, whose amino-acid sequence is MNAATARLTLTLASAGVGATLACGEAGDDRCGPRQAVVARVIDGDTVELDDGQRVRYLLIDTPESTQGKNDCYGHEASDFNQQLVEGRTVSLSYDEVCTDDYDRLLAYVSIDGRDVNALMVERGFACVLQIPPNGQQRIDAFEDLEYAAQQGMVGLWGACDEVTCD